The following proteins come from a genomic window of Micromonospora zamorensis:
- a CDS encoding aminoglycoside phosphotransferase family protein has product MRDDLAVKMHADQLDVSAEVVAALVAEQFPEWRALPVRPLPSTGTVNALFRLGAEIVLRFPLQPTAGADLRVELLREQEHARLLGRHLPIAVPEPLGLGEPGEGYPGPWTAYRWIPGEPIHPGRFGDLDAFARDLAGVVTALHAIDTGGRAWSGSGRGGPLADQDGGVRSALASSVQLTDTARLAEVWDRCRVVPRCQVADVWIHADLMPGNLLVRDGRLAAVIDLGAVDVGDPAVDLMPAWNLFDAGSRETYRRALGVDDATWERGRGWALEQAINALPYYVETNLVMAAIARRTLRAVLD; this is encoded by the coding sequence ATGCGTGATGATCTCGCGGTGAAGATGCACGCCGATCAGCTCGACGTCAGCGCCGAGGTGGTGGCCGCCCTGGTCGCCGAGCAGTTTCCCGAGTGGCGGGCGCTCCCCGTTCGTCCGCTCCCCTCGACCGGCACGGTGAACGCTCTCTTCCGGCTCGGTGCGGAGATCGTCCTGCGGTTTCCCCTGCAACCGACGGCCGGCGCCGACCTGCGGGTCGAGCTGCTGCGGGAGCAGGAGCACGCCCGGCTGCTCGGCCGGCACCTGCCGATCGCGGTGCCCGAGCCGCTCGGCCTCGGTGAGCCGGGCGAGGGGTACCCGGGGCCGTGGACTGCGTACCGCTGGATCCCCGGAGAGCCGATCCACCCCGGCCGCTTCGGCGACCTGGACGCCTTCGCCCGGGACCTGGCCGGCGTCGTCACCGCCCTGCACGCGATCGACACCGGTGGCCGGGCCTGGTCCGGATCCGGCCGGGGCGGCCCGCTGGCCGACCAGGACGGCGGAGTGCGGTCGGCCCTGGCCAGCAGCGTCCAGCTCACCGACACCGCTCGGCTCGCCGAGGTGTGGGACCGCTGCCGGGTTGTCCCGCGGTGTCAGGTGGCCGACGTGTGGATCCACGCCGACCTGATGCCGGGCAACCTGCTGGTTCGCGACGGCCGGCTGGCCGCGGTCATCGACCTGGGCGCCGTCGACGTGGGCGACCCGGCGGTGGACCTGATGCCGGCGTGGAACCTGTTCGACGCCGGGTCGCGGGAGACGTACCGGCGGGCGCTCGGCGTGGACGATGCGACGTGGGAGCGCGGGCGCGGATGGGCGCTGGAGCAGGCGATCAACGCGCTGCCGTACTACGTCGAGACCAACCTGGTGATGGCCGCGATCGCCCGGCGCACCCTGCGGGCTGTCCTCGACTGA
- a CDS encoding Tex family protein, protein MTQSVHQRIAGELGVAERQVRAAVELLDGGATVPFIARYRKEATGLLDDTQLRTLEERLRYLRELDERRAAVLESIRGQGKLDEALEAQIMAADSKSRLEDIYLPYKPKRRTRAQIAREAGLAPLAETLLADPTQDPRATAAGFVDAEKGIADAAAALEGARAILIETFAEDADLIGTLREQMWSRGRLASRVREGQETTGAKFSDYFDFSEPYPKLPSHRILAMFRGEKEGVLDLTMEPEEAGESDAAPTGPTRYEAAIAGRFGVSDAGRPADRWLTDTVRWAWRTRILIHLGADLRMRLWQAAEEEAVRVFATNLRDLLLAAPAGTRPTMGLDPGLRTGVKVAVVDATGKVLATDTIYPHEPRRQWDASVETLARLAGAHGVELIAIGNGTASRETDKLAGDLIKRHPQLNLTKVMVSEAGASVYSASAYASQELPGMDVSLRGAVSIARRLQDPLAELVKIDPRSIGVGQYQHDLSEVKLSRSLDAVVEDCVNAVGVDVNTASAPLLTRVSGIGAGLAENIVLHRDANGPFRSRTELKKVARLGPKAFEQCAGFLRIPDGDDPLDSSSVHPEAYPVVRRILSTTGQDLRSVIGKSTILRGLRATDFVDDRFGLPTVTDILAELEKPGRDPRPEFRTATFVEGVEKIGDLTPGMVLEGVVTNVAAFGAFVDVGVHQDGLVHVSALSRTFVKDPRDVVKSGDVVKVRVLDVDVPRKRISLTLRLEDEPGAAGGGGRTSQEGRGGPAQRGPQGGPAGQGGRGAQGSRGGQGGGQGGRGAQGGRGGQGGGQGGRGGQQRQGAPAPANDAMAEALRRAGLA, encoded by the coding sequence GTGACCCAGTCTGTTCATCAGCGGATCGCCGGCGAGCTCGGCGTGGCCGAGCGTCAGGTGCGGGCGGCCGTGGAGCTGCTCGACGGCGGCGCCACCGTGCCGTTCATCGCCCGTTACCGCAAGGAGGCCACTGGCCTGCTCGACGACACCCAGCTGCGCACCCTGGAGGAGCGGCTTCGCTACCTGCGCGAGCTGGACGAGCGGCGGGCCGCCGTGCTGGAGTCGATCCGCGGTCAGGGCAAGCTCGACGAGGCCCTGGAAGCGCAGATCATGGCCGCCGACTCGAAGTCCCGGCTGGAGGACATCTACCTGCCGTACAAGCCGAAGCGGCGGACCCGGGCGCAGATCGCCCGCGAGGCCGGGTTGGCGCCGTTGGCCGAGACGCTGCTGGCCGACCCGACCCAGGACCCACGGGCCACCGCCGCCGGGTTCGTCGATGCGGAGAAGGGCATCGCCGACGCCGCCGCCGCGCTGGAGGGCGCGCGGGCGATCCTCATCGAGACCTTCGCGGAGGACGCCGACCTGATCGGCACGCTGCGCGAGCAGATGTGGTCGCGAGGGCGCCTGGCTTCCCGGGTACGCGAGGGGCAGGAGACCACGGGCGCCAAGTTCTCCGACTACTTCGACTTCTCCGAGCCGTACCCGAAGCTGCCCTCGCACCGGATCCTGGCCATGTTCCGGGGCGAGAAGGAGGGCGTGCTCGACCTGACCATGGAACCGGAGGAGGCCGGCGAGTCCGACGCCGCGCCGACCGGCCCGACCCGTTACGAGGCCGCCATCGCCGGCCGGTTCGGGGTCTCCGACGCCGGTCGCCCGGCCGACCGCTGGTTGACCGACACGGTCCGCTGGGCCTGGCGTACCCGGATTCTCATCCACCTCGGCGCGGACCTGCGGATGCGGCTGTGGCAGGCGGCCGAGGAGGAGGCGGTGCGGGTCTTCGCGACCAACCTGCGCGACCTGCTGCTGGCCGCGCCGGCCGGCACCCGGCCCACGATGGGCCTGGACCCGGGCCTGCGGACCGGCGTGAAGGTGGCCGTGGTGGACGCCACCGGCAAGGTGCTCGCCACCGACACGATCTATCCGCACGAGCCACGCCGGCAGTGGGACGCGTCGGTCGAGACCCTCGCCCGGCTGGCCGGGGCACACGGGGTGGAGTTGATCGCGATCGGCAACGGCACCGCCTCGCGGGAGACCGACAAACTGGCCGGCGACCTGATCAAGCGGCACCCGCAGCTCAACCTGACCAAGGTGATGGTCTCCGAGGCCGGCGCGTCGGTCTACTCCGCCTCCGCGTACGCCTCGCAGGAGCTGCCCGGGATGGACGTGTCGCTGCGCGGCGCGGTCTCCATCGCCCGACGACTCCAGGACCCGCTCGCCGAGCTGGTCAAGATCGACCCCCGGTCGATCGGGGTCGGCCAGTACCAGCACGACCTGTCCGAGGTGAAGTTGTCCCGGTCGCTGGACGCGGTGGTGGAGGACTGCGTCAACGCGGTCGGGGTGGACGTCAACACCGCCTCGGCGCCGCTGCTGACCCGGGTCTCCGGGATCGGTGCCGGGCTGGCCGAGAACATCGTGCTGCACCGGGACGCTAACGGGCCGTTCCGGTCGCGTACCGAACTGAAGAAGGTGGCGCGACTCGGTCCGAAGGCGTTCGAGCAGTGCGCGGGCTTCCTGCGCATCCCCGACGGCGACGACCCACTGGATTCCTCCAGCGTGCACCCCGAGGCGTACCCGGTGGTGCGCCGGATCCTCTCCACCACCGGTCAGGACCTGCGCTCGGTGATCGGTAAGAGCACCATCCTGCGGGGGCTGCGCGCCACCGACTTCGTCGACGACCGGTTCGGTCTGCCCACCGTCACCGACATCCTCGCCGAGCTGGAGAAGCCGGGCCGGGATCCTCGGCCGGAGTTCCGCACCGCCACCTTCGTCGAAGGGGTGGAGAAGATCGGCGACCTGACGCCGGGCATGGTGCTCGAAGGCGTGGTCACCAACGTGGCCGCGTTCGGCGCGTTCGTCGACGTCGGGGTGCACCAGGACGGTCTCGTGCACGTCTCGGCGCTGTCCCGGACTTTCGTGAAGGACCCCCGCGACGTGGTGAAGTCCGGCGACGTGGTCAAGGTCAGGGTGCTCGACGTGGACGTACCCCGTAAGCGCATCTCGCTGACTCTGCGCCTGGAGGACGAGCCGGGAGCCGCCGGTGGCGGTGGTCGGACGAGCCAGGAGGGGCGTGGCGGCCCGGCGCAGCGCGGGCCGCAGGGTGGTCCTGCCGGTCAGGGCGGTCGCGGCGCGCAGGGTTCCCGGGGCGGGCAGGGTGGCGGTCAGGGTGGTCGTGGCGCGCAGGGTGGTCGCGGCGGGCAGGGTGGCGGGCAGGGTGGCCGCGGCGGGCAGCAGCGGCAGGGTGCGCCGGCGCCGGCCAATGACGCGATGGCGGAGGCCCTGCGCCGCGCCGGCCTGGCCTGA
- a CDS encoding deoxyguanosinetriphosphate triphosphohydrolase family protein, with amino-acid sequence METPAEPRARRLFGGSARALGDLTANPFRADRDRIVGSPFFARLGGVTQVISPVGSGLLVHNRLTHSLKVAQVARAVAERLNADERWRDLLDKLGGCDPDVVEAAALAHDLGHPPFGHLGERVLDRLARQRLGLADGFEGNAQSYRIVTSTEIRGAATTGLDLTAAVRAAMLKYPWTRLDHPDPHPRTMDPPPRGATPPPDDPESGSSKFGAYRTELDDLRQAREPFAGRIPDWQQTVEASVMDTADDIAYAIHDVEDFYRVGVLQQGSVSAELMAWQRESGHFRAITDAALATAARRPGAAIERLRRQLHRKDAWIADDDAFAAAVEHVREELVDGLLAMPFDGSIEAEQYVARFSARWSTRFVEAITVTDQPSVRSGHVLLGCAQWHEVQVLKFVHHRFVLARPDLALHQRGQARLLGTLVEALWEWLLDPEEESRLPRRLHDLVELAEAELHPRIPDRIGRARGRAIVDFVAQLTDGQAVAMLDALSGRSGALWTDAFVL; translated from the coding sequence ATGGAAACACCTGCGGAGCCGCGCGCCCGGCGGCTCTTCGGCGGCAGCGCCCGGGCCCTCGGCGACCTGACGGCCAACCCGTTCCGCGCCGACCGGGACCGGATCGTCGGCTCGCCGTTCTTCGCCCGCCTCGGCGGTGTCACCCAGGTGATCAGCCCGGTCGGCTCCGGGCTGCTGGTGCACAACCGGCTCACCCACAGCCTCAAGGTCGCCCAGGTGGCCCGGGCGGTCGCCGAGCGGTTGAACGCCGACGAGCGGTGGCGTGACCTGCTGGACAAGCTCGGCGGCTGCGACCCCGACGTGGTGGAGGCCGCTGCGCTCGCACACGACCTCGGCCACCCGCCGTTCGGGCACCTGGGGGAGCGGGTGCTGGACCGGCTGGCCCGCCAGCGCCTCGGCCTCGCCGACGGGTTCGAGGGCAACGCCCAGTCGTACCGGATCGTCACCAGCACCGAGATCCGCGGCGCGGCCACCACCGGGCTGGACCTGACCGCCGCGGTCCGCGCGGCGATGCTGAAGTACCCGTGGACCCGGCTGGACCACCCCGACCCGCACCCGCGCACGATGGACCCGCCGCCGCGCGGGGCCACCCCTCCGCCGGACGACCCGGAGAGCGGCTCGTCGAAGTTCGGCGCGTACCGGACCGAACTCGACGACCTGCGGCAGGCCCGGGAGCCGTTCGCCGGCCGCATCCCGGACTGGCAGCAGACCGTGGAGGCGTCGGTGATGGACACCGCCGACGACATCGCGTACGCCATCCACGACGTGGAGGACTTCTACCGGGTCGGTGTGCTCCAACAGGGGTCGGTGTCCGCCGAGTTGATGGCGTGGCAGCGCGAGAGCGGGCACTTCCGGGCGATCACCGACGCGGCGCTGGCCACCGCGGCCCGGCGTCCGGGGGCGGCGATCGAGCGGTTGCGTCGGCAGTTGCACCGCAAGGACGCCTGGATCGCCGACGACGACGCGTTCGCCGCCGCTGTCGAGCACGTCCGCGAGGAGTTGGTCGACGGGCTGCTGGCGATGCCGTTCGACGGCTCGATCGAGGCCGAGCAGTACGTGGCGCGGTTCTCCGCCCGCTGGTCCACCCGTTTCGTCGAGGCGATCACGGTGACCGACCAGCCGTCGGTGCGCTCCGGTCACGTGCTGCTGGGCTGCGCGCAGTGGCACGAGGTGCAGGTGCTCAAGTTCGTCCACCACCGGTTCGTGCTGGCCCGACCGGATCTCGCCCTGCACCAGCGCGGCCAGGCCCGGCTGCTGGGCACCCTGGTCGAGGCGCTCTGGGAGTGGCTGCTCGACCCGGAGGAGGAGTCGCGACTGCCCCGCCGGCTGCACGACCTGGTCGAGCTGGCCGAGGCGGAACTGCACCCACGGATCCCGGACCGGATCGGCCGCGCCCGGGGGCGGGCCATCGTGGACTTCGTCGCGCAGCTCACCGACGGTCAGGCGGTGGCCATGCTGGACGCGCTCTCCGGCCGCTCCGGCGCGCTCTGGACCGACGCCTTCGTGCTCTGA
- a CDS encoding MBL fold metallo-hydrolase: MARAQSTDVERSLGRRMRGAAGLAALAGLAWVARDVPAALGGRLSGARAERAARSPQFREGTFHNQAGTRTMVAEPGRNLVRELIFGKQKRRPTAPVPLLRSSAPHTVDTADELNIVWYGHASTLIEIEGRRVLLDPVWSERCSPSGLVGPRRLHEPPVRLDELPPLDAILISHDHYDHLDMPTVRALLAGQSAPFLVPLGVGAHLDRWGVPAERIIELDWSESHRVAGLEITATAAQHFSGRGLRRDGTLWSSWVVAGARRKVFYTGDSGYFDGYSAIGAEHGPFDVTLMQIGAYDRAWPTIHMFPEEAVDAHLDLRGGLFVPVHWATFNLALHDWSEPVDRLWAEAKARDVRLAVPRPGERVVVDEPPAVDGWWQSVA; encoded by the coding sequence ATGGCACGAGCGCAGAGCACGGACGTCGAACGGTCGCTCGGGCGGCGGATGCGGGGCGCGGCCGGGCTGGCGGCGCTGGCCGGGCTGGCCTGGGTCGCCCGGGATGTGCCGGCGGCGCTCGGCGGCCGGCTCAGCGGGGCCCGGGCCGAACGGGCGGCCCGCTCGCCCCAGTTCCGTGAGGGCACCTTCCACAACCAGGCCGGCACCCGCACGATGGTCGCCGAGCCGGGCCGCAACCTGGTCCGCGAGCTGATCTTCGGCAAGCAGAAGCGACGCCCGACCGCACCCGTGCCGCTGCTGCGCTCCAGCGCACCCCACACCGTCGACACCGCCGACGAGCTGAACATCGTCTGGTACGGCCACGCCTCGACGCTGATCGAGATCGAGGGCCGGCGGGTGCTGCTCGACCCGGTGTGGAGCGAGCGGTGTTCCCCCTCCGGGCTGGTCGGTCCTCGCCGGCTGCACGAACCACCGGTACGCCTCGACGAGCTGCCGCCGCTGGACGCCATCCTGATCTCGCACGACCACTACGACCACCTCGACATGCCGACCGTCCGGGCGCTGCTCGCCGGGCAGTCCGCGCCGTTCCTGGTGCCGCTCGGCGTGGGCGCGCACCTGGACCGCTGGGGCGTACCCGCCGAGCGGATCATCGAGCTGGACTGGTCCGAGTCCCACCGGGTCGCCGGGCTGGAGATCACCGCCACCGCCGCCCAGCACTTCTCCGGGCGAGGGCTGCGCCGCGACGGCACGCTCTGGAGTTCGTGGGTGGTGGCCGGGGCGCGCCGCAAGGTCTTCTACACCGGCGACTCCGGTTACTTCGACGGATACTCGGCGATCGGCGCCGAGCACGGGCCGTTCGACGTGACGCTGATGCAGATCGGCGCGTACGACCGGGCCTGGCCAACGATCCACATGTTCCCCGAGGAGGCGGTCGACGCCCACCTCGACCTGCGTGGCGGGCTGTTCGTCCCGGTGCACTGGGCGACGTTCAACCTGGCCCTGCACGACTGGTCCGAGCCGGTGGACCGGCTGTGGGCCGAGGCGAAGGCCCGCGACGTGCGCCTCGCCGTGCCCCGCCCAGGCGAGCGGGTGGTGGTCGACGAGCCGCCCGCCGTCGACGGCTGGTGGCAGTCGGTCGCCTGA